One Belonocnema kinseyi isolate 2016_QV_RU_SX_M_011 chromosome 6, B_treatae_v1, whole genome shotgun sequence genomic region harbors:
- the LOC117175227 gene encoding GATA zinc finger domain-containing protein 14-like isoform X1: MKFSAIALLVAIAAFGIYFDVGGAQDPGLAAAGGDPSMAGGAGGAPPMDPSAAAAAGGAPPAAPPPAAAPAAAPAGTPPADGGSDAKDGEESNTNSEIIAGLGGALVGGGVVGGVMHFRNKKKLKKLTEQGPYGPNGYGAGPGGNPGGPPPYQNGPPGGPQSYNNGPNGGNQNYNNNGGNNNYNNNQNNGNNQYSGNNGGSNNNNYGQSNNGGNNDFNGNSQNNQFSENPMQDEYGESLGQNESPEAGLASHPGLSEPGVTPGQSQYAPQPAPAVQGAVPGQAVHPTTAEHPGLGPNTEHPGLPPTSGLAGQGAHPGLAGQGAHPGLAGQGAHPGLAEHPTSAAQAEHPATTAHAEHPTPTALGEHAAEHEKAAGPGILPGQAGKPATTAQAEHPPVTTTTSGKGENGEHYTTTTVHTPATGGKDAANVVVVHSVHHIHNYPPVKEPMREPPKESKPNGNDGSDKPKDNKLHEQQQGHEHKENEHKSTIGSDTHKNDTSIDHHKKDGHKENGHANGPGHHENENHKKYGHKENGHANASGHHENDHHKKDGHKENDHHKKDGHKENEHANGSGHHENDHHKKDGHKENDHHKKDGHKDNEHPNGSGHHENDHHKKDGHKENEHANASGHHETENDRKKKGHMENDHSSTSDNEGSDHHEYNHVNMGSNVASTSGANVASTSGSNVASTSGSNVASTSGSHGASTSDQHPQDHSPHPHVPPTYYGPHTELPLHDMSTP, from the exons ATGAAGTTCTCTGCTATTGCTCTACTCGTGGCCATTGCAGCCTTCGGAATATATTTTG atgTTGGAGGTGCTCAAGATCCTGGCTTAGCAGCTGCTGGAGGAGACCCTTCAATGGCAGGAGGAGCAGGAGGAGCACCTCCAATGGATCCctcagcagcagcagcagcaggtGGTGCTCCTCCTGCGGCACCTCCTCCTGCAGCAGCTCCTGCAGCAGCTCCTGCTGGAACACCTCCTGCAGATGGGGGATCAGATGCGAAGGACGGGGAGGAATCAAACACTAACAGTGAAATAATAGCAGGGCTGGGAGGGGCACTAGTAGGAGGAGGAGTTGTAGGAGGAGTCAtgcattttagaaataaaaaaaagcttaagAAACTAACAGAGCAGGGGCCATACGGACCGAATGGATATGGAGCAGGTCCAGGAGGAAATCCTGGAGGGCCTCCACCGTATCAAAACGGACCTCCTGGAGGACCTCAATCGTATAATAACGGACCCAATGGAGGAAATCAAAACTATAATAACAATGGTGgaaataacaattataataataatcaaaataatggaaataatCAATATAGTGGAAATAATGGAggttctaataataataattatggtcAATCTAATAATGGTGGAAATAATGACTTTAATGGAAACagtcaaaataatcaattttctgaaaatcctaTGCAAGATGAATATGGTGAAAGTCTTGGACAGAATGAAAGTCCTGAAGCTGGACTTGCTTCACATCCTGGACTTTCGGAACCTGGTGTAACTCCTGGTCAATCTCAATATGCGCCACAACCTGCACCAGCTGTACAGGGCGCAGTCCCTGGACAAGCTGTACATCCTACAACTGCTGAACATCCCGGACTTGGTCCAAACACTGAACATCCTGGACTTCCTCCAACTTCTGGACTAGCTGGACAAGGAGCACATCCTGGACTAGCTGGACAAGGAGCACATCCTGGACTAGCTGGACAAGGAGCACATCCTGGACTAGCTGAACATCCTACAAGTGCTGCTCAAGCTGAACATCCTGCAACTACTGCACATGCTGAACATCCTACACCCACTGCACTGGGTGAACATGCTGCTGAACATGAAAAAGCTGCTGGACCAGGCATACTTCCTGGACAAGCTGGAAAACCTGCAACTACTGCACAGGCTGAACATCCTCCAGTTACTACCACTACTTCTGGAAAAGGTGAAAATGGTGAACATTATACAACTACTACTGTACATACACCAGCTACAGGGGGCAAGGATGCTGCAAATGTAGTTGTTGTACATTCTGTTCATCATATACACAATTATCCACCTGTAAAAGAACCAATGCGTGAACCTCCTAAAGAAAGTAAGCCAAATGGAAATGACGGATCTGATAAACCTAAAGATAATAAATTACACGAACAACAGCAAGGACATGAGCATAAAGAAAACGAGCATAAAAGTACAATTGGATCTGATACACATAAAAATGATACATCAATTGATCATCATAAAAAAGATGGGCATAAAGAAAATGGTCATGCAAATGGACCTGGTCATCATGAAAAtgagaatcataaaaaatatggaCATAAAGAAAATGGTCATGCAAATGCATCTGGTCATCATGAAAATGATCATCATAAAAAGGATGGACATAAAGAAAATGATCATCATAAAAAAGATGGGCATAAAGAAAATGAACATGCAAATGGATCTGGTCATCATGAAAATGATCATCATAAAAAAGATGGACATAAAGAAAATGATCATCATAAAAAAGATGGACATAAAGATAATGAGCATCCGAATGGATCTGGTCATCATGAAAATGATCATCATAAAAAAGATGGCCATAAAGAAAATGAGCATGCAAATGCATCTGGTCATCATGAAACTGAAAATGATCGTAAAAAAAAGGGGCATATGGAAAATGATCATTCAAGTACATCTGATAATGAGGGATCTGATCATCATGAATATAATCATGTGAATATGGGATCTAATGTTGCAAGTACATCTGGAGCTAATGTTGCAAGTACATCTGGATCTAATGTTGCAAGTACATCTGGATCTAATGTTGCAAGTACATCTGGATCTCATGGTGCAAGTACATCTGATCAGCATCCACAGGATCATTCACCGCATCCGCATGTACCTCCAACATATTATGGCCCTCATACTGAACTGCCACTACATGATATGAGTACACCATGA
- the LOC117175227 gene encoding GATA zinc finger domain-containing protein 14-like isoform X2: protein MKFSAIALLVAIAAFGIYFDVGGAQDPGLAAAGGDPSMAGGAGGAPPMDPSAAAAAGGAPPAAPPPAAAPAAAPAGTPPADGGSDAKDGEESNTNSEIIAGLGGALVGGGVVGGVMHFRNKKKLKKLTEQGPYGPNGYGAGPGGNPGGPPPYQNGPPGGPQSYNNGPNGGNQNYNNNGGNNNYNNNQNNGNNQYSGNNGGSNNNNYGQSNNGGNNDFNGNSQNNQFSENPMQDEYGESLGQNESPEAGLASHPGLSEPGVTPGQSQYAPQPAPAVQGAVPGQAVHPTTAEHPGLGPNTEHPGLPPTSGLAGQGAHPGLAGQGAHPGLAGQGAHPGLAEHPTSAAQAEHPATTAHAEHPTPTALGEHAAEHEKAAGPGILPGQAGKPATTAQAEHPPVTTTTSGKGENGEHYTTTTVHTPATGGKDAANVVVVHSVHHIHNYPPVKEPMREPPKESKPNGNDGSDKPKDNKLHEQQQGHEHKENEHKSTIGSDTHKNDTSIDHHKKDGHKENGHANGPGHHENENHKKYGHKENGHANASGHHENDHHKKDGHKENDHHKKDGHKENEHANGSGHHENDHHKKDGHKENDHHKKDGHKDNEHPNGSGHHENDHHKKDGHKENEHANASGHHETENDRKKKGHMENDHSSTSDNEGSDHHEYNHVNMGSNVASTSGSNVASTSGSHGASTSDQHPQDHSPHPHVPPTYYGPHTELPLHDMSTP from the exons ATGAAGTTCTCTGCTATTGCTCTACTCGTGGCCATTGCAGCCTTCGGAATATATTTTG atgTTGGAGGTGCTCAAGATCCTGGCTTAGCAGCTGCTGGAGGAGACCCTTCAATGGCAGGAGGAGCAGGAGGAGCACCTCCAATGGATCCctcagcagcagcagcagcaggtGGTGCTCCTCCTGCGGCACCTCCTCCTGCAGCAGCTCCTGCAGCAGCTCCTGCTGGAACACCTCCTGCAGATGGGGGATCAGATGCGAAGGACGGGGAGGAATCAAACACTAACAGTGAAATAATAGCAGGGCTGGGAGGGGCACTAGTAGGAGGAGGAGTTGTAGGAGGAGTCAtgcattttagaaataaaaaaaagcttaagAAACTAACAGAGCAGGGGCCATACGGACCGAATGGATATGGAGCAGGTCCAGGAGGAAATCCTGGAGGGCCTCCACCGTATCAAAACGGACCTCCTGGAGGACCTCAATCGTATAATAACGGACCCAATGGAGGAAATCAAAACTATAATAACAATGGTGgaaataacaattataataataatcaaaataatggaaataatCAATATAGTGGAAATAATGGAggttctaataataataattatggtcAATCTAATAATGGTGGAAATAATGACTTTAATGGAAACagtcaaaataatcaattttctgaaaatcctaTGCAAGATGAATATGGTGAAAGTCTTGGACAGAATGAAAGTCCTGAAGCTGGACTTGCTTCACATCCTGGACTTTCGGAACCTGGTGTAACTCCTGGTCAATCTCAATATGCGCCACAACCTGCACCAGCTGTACAGGGCGCAGTCCCTGGACAAGCTGTACATCCTACAACTGCTGAACATCCCGGACTTGGTCCAAACACTGAACATCCTGGACTTCCTCCAACTTCTGGACTAGCTGGACAAGGAGCACATCCTGGACTAGCTGGACAAGGAGCACATCCTGGACTAGCTGGACAAGGAGCACATCCTGGACTAGCTGAACATCCTACAAGTGCTGCTCAAGCTGAACATCCTGCAACTACTGCACATGCTGAACATCCTACACCCACTGCACTGGGTGAACATGCTGCTGAACATGAAAAAGCTGCTGGACCAGGCATACTTCCTGGACAAGCTGGAAAACCTGCAACTACTGCACAGGCTGAACATCCTCCAGTTACTACCACTACTTCTGGAAAAGGTGAAAATGGTGAACATTATACAACTACTACTGTACATACACCAGCTACAGGGGGCAAGGATGCTGCAAATGTAGTTGTTGTACATTCTGTTCATCATATACACAATTATCCACCTGTAAAAGAACCAATGCGTGAACCTCCTAAAGAAAGTAAGCCAAATGGAAATGACGGATCTGATAAACCTAAAGATAATAAATTACACGAACAACAGCAAGGACATGAGCATAAAGAAAACGAGCATAAAAGTACAATTGGATCTGATACACATAAAAATGATACATCAATTGATCATCATAAAAAAGATGGGCATAAAGAAAATGGTCATGCAAATGGACCTGGTCATCATGAAAAtgagaatcataaaaaatatggaCATAAAGAAAATGGTCATGCAAATGCATCTGGTCATCATGAAAATGATCATCATAAAAAGGATGGACATAAAGAAAATGATCATCATAAAAAAGATGGGCATAAAGAAAATGAACATGCAAATGGATCTGGTCATCATGAAAATGATCATCATAAAAAAGATGGACATAAAGAAAATGATCATCATAAAAAAGATGGACATAAAGATAATGAGCATCCGAATGGATCTGGTCATCATGAAAATGATCATCATAAAAAAGATGGCCATAAAGAAAATGAGCATGCAAATGCATCTGGTCATCATGAAACTGAAAATGATCGTAAAAAAAAGGGGCATATGGAAAATGATCATTCAAGTACATCTGATAATGAGGGATCTGATCATCATGAATATAATCATGTGAATATGGGATCTAATGTTGCAAGTAC ATCTGGATCTAATGTTGCAAGTACATCTGGATCTCATGGTGCAAGTACATCTGATCAGCATCCACAGGATCATTCACCGCATCCGCATGTACCTCCAACATATTATGGCCCTCATACTGAACTGCCACTACATGATATGAGTACACCATGA